The Schistocerca gregaria isolate iqSchGreg1 chromosome 4, iqSchGreg1.2, whole genome shotgun sequence genome contains a region encoding:
- the LOC126266623 gene encoding protein FAM98B-like has product MLRLSLLLLGLLAVVAMCAPPLDMAPADAPPQPDGNGESLNTAESAWGGWGGGWGGRWGGGWGGWGGRGWGGGWGGGRWGGGWGGRWGGGWGHWG; this is encoded by the coding sequence CTGTTGCTGCTAGGACTGCTAGCGGTGGTAGCCATGTGTGCTCCACCTCTTGACATGGCGCCTGCTGACGCACCACCACAGCCAGATGGGAATGGAGAGTCCCTGAACACCGCCGAATCTGCATGGGGCGGCTGGGGAGGCGGCTGGGGCGGCCGCTGGGGAGGCGGCTGGGGAGGCTGGGGCGGCCGCGGCTGGGGAGGCGGATGGGGCGGCGGCCGCTGGGGAGGCGGCTGGGGCGGTCGCTGGGGAGGCGGCTGGGGACACTGGGGCTGA